The following are from one region of the Papaver somniferum cultivar HN1 unplaced genomic scaffold, ASM357369v1 unplaced-scaffold_132, whole genome shotgun sequence genome:
- the LOC113332792 gene encoding aspartic proteinase nepenthesin-2-like, producing the protein MGIKILFCILFIISLSHSVLSKADDKKPSGLTPNLIHRDSIESNDLTRIEKFRKIIDRSKLRVNGTPPTVDGPYLILDTAAELTWLQCDGCIDCFKQKQPLYNPHDSSTYKLLPCDHPLCKFYECNHNHCKFKEWDSPDVHVEGFMSTDCFGFNVSYINSTVLDGVVSGCACGTVGFGFQDNPDNNINGVFGLGPGPRSFASQFAPRGLFGYCLADWHFGPPDYPGKLMFVDEALLPISGHVQITPIVETDARSYFLKLADIQIDTKCLGFERGKFDRAINGHGGFIIDSGTSISYFANDVYDRVRQVFVDYMKTLGLPEMDASSHHLDLCWHIPDGLPSDLPSMVLYLQDNEYPDETADCGNQVGAQLIIDPLSLFHIEEKEDPQLCLGIMRTNGTDPELNILGAKQQTNNKLSFDGQNKTLSWMTWDCGLPPN; encoded by the exons atgggcataaaaattctcttttgcattctGTTCATTATCTCATTGAGTCACTCCGTTTTATCGAAGGCTGATGATAAGAAACCATCTGGTCTCACTCCTAATCTCATTCACAGAGACTCCATTGAATCAAACGACCTTACCCGCATTGAAAAGTTCCGAAAAATCATTGATCGTTCAAAACTTCGAGTTAATG GTACACCTCCAACCGTAGATGGTCCATACCTGATTTTAGATACCGCTGCCGAACTTACTTGGCTCCAGTGCGATGGTTGCATCGACTGTTTTAAACAGAAACAACCTCTGTATAATCCTCATGACTCTTCTACATACAAATTGCTTCCTTGTGATCACCCATTGTGTAAATTTTATGAATGTAATCATAATCATTGCAAATTCAAAGAATGGGATAGTCCGGATGTGCATGTTGAAGGATTTATGTCAACAGATTGTTTTGGTTTTAACGTTAGTTATATCAATTCTACGGTTCTTGACGGAGTTGTTTCCGGTTGTGCATGTGGAACCGTCGGGTTTGGCTTCCAAGATAATCCCGATAACAATATCAATGGCGTATTCGGTTTAGGCCCGGGTCCTCGTTCGTTCGCTTCTCAGTTTGCTCCTCGGGGACTTTTCGGTTATTGTTTAGCAGATTGGCATTTTGGACCCCCTGACTATCCAGGTAAATTGATGTTCGTGGATGAAGCACTACTCCCTATCAGTGGCCATGTTCAAATAACTCCGATTGTGGAGACAGATGCCAGAAGCTATTTCTTGAAGTTGGCGGATATTCAAATAGATACAAAGTGTTTAGGTTTTGAACGGGGTAAATTCGACCGTGCAATTAATGGGCATGGTGGCTTTATTATCGATTCTGGAACGTCGATTAGTTACTTCGCCAATGATGTCTATGATCGTGTGAGGCAAGTATTTGTTGATTATATGAAAACTCTTGGCTTACCGGAGATGGATGCATCATCACACCACTTGGATTTGTGTTGGCATATACCAGATGGTTTACCATCTGACCTCCCATCCATGGTATTATATTTACAAGATAACGAGTATCCCGATGAAACAGCTGATTGCGGAAATCAAGTAGGAGCTCAGCTTATAATCGATCCATTAAGTCTTTTCCATATCGAAGAGAAGGAAGATCCTCAGTTATGTCTTGGGATTATGCGTACTAATGGTACAGATCCTGAATTAAACATTTTGGGAGCTAAGCAACAAACTAATAACAAGTTATCGTTCGATGGACAGAATAAGACACTCTCGTGGATGACATGGGATTGTGGGCTACCACCTAACTAA